One segment of Carya illinoinensis cultivar Pawnee chromosome 13, C.illinoinensisPawnee_v1, whole genome shotgun sequence DNA contains the following:
- the LOC122290769 gene encoding protein ALP1-like — protein sequence MGPVRGFRKRKKTEKKPEENASASGSPGPEEGPLDWWDEFSRRINGLQSPSKGLDRFESVFKISRKTFDYICSLVKEDMMAKSAHFVFANGKPLSLCDQVAVALRRLSSGESLVTVGDSFGLNHSTVSQVTWRFVESMEERGLHHLKWPSTDTEMAEIKSKFEKMRGLPNCCGVVDTTHIMMCLPASDPSSHTWLDHEKNHSMVLQAIVDPDMRFRDIVTGWPGKMKDWVVFESSNFYKLCEKGERLNGKDLELSERSGIREYIIGDLGYPLLPYLIIPYEGTELPESREEFNRRHHATRIVAQRALARLKDMWRIIQGVMWRPDKHRLPRIILVCCLLHNIIIDMDDEAQDEVPLSHNHDSGYHQQICGTVDIKGVHLRDKLSLYLSGRLYP from the exons ATGGGTCCTGTAAGAGGATtcagaaagaggaaaaagacaGAGAAGAAGCCTGAAGAGAATGCTTCTGCTTCTGGGTCCCCGGGGCCGGAGGAGGGGCCTCTAGATTGGTGGGATGAGTTCTCACGGAGAATTAATG GTCTTCAATCTCCATCCAAGGGTCTAGATAGGTTTGAATCTGTTTTTAAGATATCTAGAAAAACCTTTGACTACATATGTTCACTCGTGAAGGAAGACATGATGGCTAAGTCTGCACATTTTGTGTTTGCAAATGGCAAGCCATTGTCTTTATGTGATCAGGTAGCTGTAGCCTTAAGAAGACTGAGCTCCGGCGAGTCACTAGTGACAGTTGGCGATTCGTTTGGGTTGAATCACTCAACTGTCTCCCAAGTGACCTGGCGTTTTGTGGAATCCATGGAAGAAAGGGGGCTTCATCACCTGAAGTGGCCTTCAACAGATACGGAAATGGCggaaataaaatctaaatttgagaaaatgcgAGGCCTCCCTAATTGCTGTGGTGTTGTGGATACAACCCACATCATGATGTGTTTGCCTGCATCGGATCCCTCAAGTCACACCTGGCTCGATCATGAGAAGAATCATAGCATGGTGTTGCAGGCAATTGTGGACCCAGACATGAGGTTTCGAGACATAGTCACTGGATGGCCAGGAAAAATGAAGGACTGGGTGGTATTTGAGAGTTCAAACTTCTACAAACTCTGTGAGAAAGGTGAGAGGTTGAACGGAAAAGATTTAGAGCTCTCTGAGCGATCAGGAATAAGGGAATACATAATTGGCGATTTAGGGTACCCTTTATTGCCATATCTTATCATTCCCTATGAAGGGACAGAACTCCCAGAATCGAGAGAAGAGTTCAACAGGCGTCATCATGCCACTCGGATAGTGGCACAGAGAGCATTGGCAAGGTTGAAAGACATGTGGAGAATCATTCAAGGAGTTATGTGGAGGCCTGACAAACATAGGTTGCCGAGGATTATTCTCGTTTGCTGTCTACTTCATAACATTATTATTGatatggatgatgaggcgcAGGACGAAGTACCTTTGTCTCACAACCATGACTCAGGTTACCACCAACAGATTTGTGGAACCGTCGACATAAAGGGGGTGCATTTGAGAGATAAGTTGTCTCTGTACTTGTCGGGAAGGTTGTatccttaa